TGATCTCTTCCCTCCCCTGGGGGTCGAGCATGGCCGTCGCCTCGTCGAGGACGAGGCAGGGCGGATTTCCGGCGAGAGCGCCCGCTATGGCCAGTCTCTGCTTCTGACCGCCCGAGAGGGTGTAGACGGGACTCCGTTCCTTTCCCCTCAGGCCGCAGACGTCGAGGGCCCAGTCGACGCGTCGGCGGATCTCCTCGGGGGCCATGCCGGCGTTCTCGGGGCCGAAGGCGGCGTCCTCCTCGACGACGGCGGCCACGAGCTGGTTGTCGGGGTTCTGAAAGACCATGGCCACGAGGCGGCGGATGTCATAGAGACCGGCCTCGTCTTTCGTGTCGCGGCCACAGACAAGACAAACGCCCTGCGTGGGCGTGAGCAGGGCGTTGAGGTGTTTGGCGAGAGTCGATTTTCCCGAGCCGTTGGGCCCAAGGAGAGCCAGCCACTCCCCTCCCCTGATTTCGAGGTCGATGCCGTCGAGGACGGCGGTGTCGGTCCGGGGGTAGGTGAAACGCACCCCCTGGAGGACCGACACGAAGCCTTCCGACATGCCTATTCGACCAGCTCGATGACCGCCATCGGCGAGGCGTCGCCCTTGCGATAGCCGAGCTTGACGATTCGGGTGTAGCCGCCGGGCCGGTTGGCGTAGCGGGGCGCCAACTCGTCGAAGAGCTTGGCGACGGCCGGCTTGTGAGGGAGCCTGGAGAGGACGATTCTCCTGTCGTGGAGCGTCTCCCCTTTGGCCCGGGTGATGAGCTTCTCCGCGACGCGGCGAAGCTCCTTGGCCCGCGTCACCGTGGTGGTGATGCTGCCCTCAAGGAAGAGACTGGACGTCATGTTGGCCAGCATGGCCATGCGGTGGCTGCCGTAACGGCCAAGGCGGCGTCTGTCTACGCGATGCCTCATGAGGCTTATTCCTCCTTCGTTTCCTTTTCCGTTTCGGCGGTGATGAGGCTCAGGCCCGCCTGTTCCAGTTTCTCTTCGATCTCCCTGAGGGAGATTTTGCCGAGGTTGCGGATCTTGAGCAGATCTTCCTTGCTCCGGCCGACGAGGTCGCCGATGGAAAGGATGCCGCCCCGGAGGAGGCAGTTCTCGCTCCGGATGGAGAGTTCGAGATCGCGGACGGGCCGGGCGAGGAATCCGTCCTCGTCTCCCGTCGGGGAAGCGCTCTCGTCGCCCTCGGCACCGACGGGAGCGAGAGGCGATTCGACGACGACGGAACGCCCCAGGTCGCCGGCGATCTGGGAGAAGTAGCCCTTGAGGATCTGCGACGATTCGGCGACGGCCTCCTCGGGGGAGATGACGCCGTTGGTCCAGACCTCGAGGACGAGGCTGTCGTAGTCCGTCCTCTGGCCGACCCGGGCCGCCTGCACTTCGTACTTGACGCGCTCCACGGGCGAGAAAAGGGCATCGATGGGGAGGGAGTCGACGGGCAGGTAGGCCGCGCGAGGTCTGTCGTTGGGCAGGTATCCCACGCCCTGTTCGACGTAGAGGTCCATGGCCAGCCTCGCGCCCTCTTCGAGTTCGCAGATGTAGGCATCGGGGTCGACGAAGTCGATCTCGCTGTCGGGCTCGATCATTCCCGCCGTCACCCGACAGGGTCCCTGCGCCTCGAGGCGCAGGATCCGCGATTCCTCTTCGGCGTAACAGCGAACGGGGACATGCTTGAGGTTCAGGACGAGCTCGATGACATCTTCCCGCACTCCGGGAATGGTGCTGAATTCGTGGAGCACTCCCTCGACGCGGACGGCCGTGATGGCCGCGCCCCGCACCGATGACAGCAGGACCCTCCGGAGGGCATTGCCCAAGGTGACGCCGAAGCCCCTTTCAAGGGGCTCGACGACGATCCTGCCGAAGCGGGGGGTGCTTTCCTCGACCCGTATTTCAGGACGGATTGGCTCCATCATTCCCCCCACCTTTCATGCATTAACGGGCATAGAATTCGACAACGAGCTGCTCGTTGACGGGCGTATCGATCTGGTCGCGGCCCGGAACGGAGACGATCCTGGCCTCGAGCCTGTCGGCGCTGAACTCGATCCAGGCGGGGATGGAGCGGGCACCTGCGACTTCGGCGTTGTTCTTGATGAGGGTCACGTCGCGGCTGCCGGCAGCCACGGAGACGACGTCGCCGGCCTTGACGATGTAGCTGGCGATGTCGACCTTGCGGCCGTTGACGGCGAAGTGACCGTGACAGACGAGCTGCCGGGCCTGGGCCCGACTCAGGCCGAAGCCGAGACGGCAGACGACGTTGTCGAGGCGGCGCTCCAGAACCTGAAGGAAGTTGTGGCCCGTAGGGCCGTCCATCTTGAGGGCTCTGGCGTAGAAACGGCGGAACTGAGCCTCGCTCATGCCGTAGTAGCGGCGGAGCTTCTGCTTCTCCCGGAGGCGCAGCCCGTATTCACTCTGCTTGGAGTGACGT
The DNA window shown above is from Aminithiophilus ramosus and carries:
- a CDS encoding ATP-binding cassette domain-containing protein translates to MRFTYPRTDTAVLDGIDLEIRGGEWLALLGPNGSGKSTLAKHLNALLTPTQGVCLVCGRDTKDEAGLYDIRRLVAMVFQNPDNQLVAAVVEEDAAFGPENAGMAPEEIRRRVDWALDVCGLRGKERSPVYTLSGGQKQRLAIAGALAGNPPCLVLDEATAMLDPQGREEIMDVVADLNGRGMTIVQITHRLEEVVACHRVAVIDEGRLLWQGRPVDLFALGADRLASWGLETPPFVRLWQRLREAGVVGADVRPSVKEVLDALCR
- the rplQ gene encoding 50S ribosomal protein L17, coding for MRHRVDRRRLGRYGSHRMAMLANMTSSLFLEGSITTTVTRAKELRRVAEKLITRAKGETLHDRRIVLSRLPHKPAVAKLFDELAPRYANRPGGYTRIVKLGYRKGDASPMAVIELVE
- a CDS encoding DNA-directed RNA polymerase subunit alpha; translation: MEPIRPEIRVEESTPRFGRIVVEPLERGFGVTLGNALRRVLLSSVRGAAITAVRVEGVLHEFSTIPGVREDVIELVLNLKHVPVRCYAEEESRILRLEAQGPCRVTAGMIEPDSEIDFVDPDAYICELEEGARLAMDLYVEQGVGYLPNDRPRAAYLPVDSLPIDALFSPVERVKYEVQAARVGQRTDYDSLVLEVWTNGVISPEEAVAESSQILKGYFSQIAGDLGRSVVVESPLAPVGAEGDESASPTGDEDGFLARPVRDLELSIRSENCLLRGGILSIGDLVGRSKEDLLKIRNLGKISLREIEEKLEQAGLSLITAETEKETKEE
- the rpsD gene encoding 30S ribosomal protein S4 produces the protein MSRYTGPVCRLCRAEGCKLFLKGDRCYTDKCAINRRNSKPGQAGASKRHSKQSEYGLRLREKQKLRRYYGMSEAQFRRFYARALKMDGPTGHNFLQVLERRLDNVVCRLGFGLSRAQARQLVCHGHFAVNGRKVDIASYIVKAGDVVSVAAGSRDVTLIKNNAEVAGARSIPAWIEFSADRLEARIVSVPGRDQIDTPVNEQLVVEFYAR